The Priestia koreensis genomic interval TGGAGATTACTTAGTCGACCATCCACGCACTCGTTTCATCAGCTTCACAGGTTCACGTGATGTAGGTCTTCGTATTAACGAGCGCGCATCAAAACTGAACGACGGACAAATTTGGTTAAAACGCGTGATCGCTGAAATGGGCGGTAAAGATACAATTGTCGTAGATAAAGAGGGAGATGTAGAATTAGCAGCGAAATCAATCGTTTCTTCTGCATTTGGATTCTCTGGACAAAAATGTTCTGCTTGCTCACGTGCTGTCATCGTAAAAGACGTGTACGATCAAGTCGTAGATCGCGTAATTGAATTAACGAACAAACTAACGCTTGGTGAAACAACGACTCAAGAAACGTTCATGGGTCCTGTTATTGACCAAAGCGCATTTAATAAAATTATGGAATACATTGAGATTGGTAAAAATGAAGGGAAGCTTGTAGCAGGTGGAGAAGGCGACGACTCTAAAGGTTACTTCATTAAGCCAACTGTATTTGCTGATGTAGCTGCTGATGCTCGCATCATGAAAGAAGAAATCTTCGGACCAGTTGTGGCGTTATCAAAAGCAGAAGACTTCGATCATGCATTAGAGATTGCGAACAACACAGAATACGGGTTAACGGGTGCTGTGATCACAAACAACCGTGCACACATCGAGCAAGCTCGTGAAGATTTCCACGTTGGAAACCTTTATTTCAACCGTGGTTGTACTGGAGCGATCGTTGGTTACCAACCATTTGGTGGGTTCAACATGTCAGGTACAGATTCAAAAGCGGGTGGACCTGATTATTTGGTGCTTCACATGCAAGCGAAAACAACGTCCGAAACCCTGTAATTGTTGACCTATTAAAGAAGACCCTAACGGTGTAGAGCTGTTAGGGTCTTCTTTAATAGACCTAAGTGGAGGAGGCTCCCCTTTCGGGGTTAGCCTCCTCCACTTAGGCAAATCTTTGGAACTTTTTGAAAGAATTCTTGGGGGCTGGATAATCTTAGAGCGTTTAGAGCCCTTTATTTTTTATTAAAAGTTATTTGTTTTCTTAAACCAGTCTTTTGGGGCTGGTTTTTTATTGGTTATTTTGGAAATACTAGATCGATAGATAAGGTAATTTTCATTGTATAAATGGTTCTTTTAAAGAACCGTATGTCAACTACTTCACAAGTGTTGCCTGATACTAATGAAGTTTGGTATTATCAGTATATTGCAAGTGGGACGAATATTCGGAGGTGAAGGATAAATGTCAAGAATTTCAACAGATGAAGTAAAACACGTAGCACATTTAGCTCGATTAGCCATTACAGAAGAAGAAGCAAAAATGTTCGCTGGTCAGCTTGATGCCATCATTTCATACGCTGAGCAGTTAAATGAATTAGATACAACAGGTGTTGAACCAACTTCACACGTATTAACAATGAAAAACGTAATGCGTGAGGATGAGCCGAAAAAAGGTTTACCAATTGAAGACGTGGTAAAAAATGCACCAGACCATAAAGACGGATACGTTCGAGTACCAACTATTTTAGAGTAAGAAGGGAGGCTTTCTCATGTCACTTTTTGATCACAAGATTTCAGAATTACATAGTCTTTTACACAAAAAAGAACTTCGTGTTGAGGATCTCGTAGAAGAATCATACAAACGCATTGGGGAAGTAGATGACAAAGTAGGAGCGTTCTTGGCTTTAAACGAAGACAAAGCACGCGCTTACGCAAAAGAATTAGATGGGGCATTAGGAACAAAGGACAGCTTTGGCCTATTGTTCGGTATGCCAATCGGTGTGAAAGATAACATCGTAACAAAAGATTTACGTACAACATGTTCAAGTAAAATCCTTGAAAACTTCGATCCAATTTACGATGCAACGGTTGTGAACAAGCTTCGTAGTGCAGAGGCTGTAACAATCGGTAAATTAAACATGGACGAGTTTGCGATGGGTTCATCAACAGAAAACTCTGGCTTCAAGGTAACGAAAAACCCTTGGAACCTTGATCATGTTCCTGGTGGATCAAGCGGTGGTTCAGCAGCTTCTGTAGCGGCTGGAGAAGTACCATTCTCATTAGGTTCTGATACAGGTGGTTCGATCCGTCAGCCTGCTTCTTTCTGTGGAGTAGTCGGTTTAAAACCTACATACGGACGTGTATCCCGTTACGGTCTAGTAGCATTCGCTTCATCATTAGACCAAATCGGACCAATCACTCGTAACGTTGAAGACAATGCATACCTTCTACAAGCGATTTCAGGCTTAGATCCAATGGATTCTACTTCTGCTAACGTGGAAGTAGCTGATTATGTATCGGCTCTTAAAGAAGATGTAAAAGGTCTTAAAATTGGTGTTCCAAAAGAATACCTAGGTGAAGGTGTAGACGAAGAAGTTCGTCAATCTGTTTTAGATGCTTTAAAAGTACTAGAAGGACTAGGAGCAACGTGGGAAGAGGTTTCCTTACCGCACTCTAAGTACGCTCTAGCAACTTACTATCTACTATCTTCTTCAGAAGCTTCTGCTAACCTTGCACGCTTTGACGGTGTTCGTTACGGTTACCGTGCAGACAATGCAGAAAACTTAATCGAAATGTACAAGCAAACACGTAGCGAAGGCTTCGGTGACGAAGTAAAACGCCGTATCATGCTTGGAACATTCGCATTAAGCTCTGGT includes:
- the gatC gene encoding Asp-tRNA(Asn)/Glu-tRNA(Gln) amidotransferase subunit GatC is translated as MSRISTDEVKHVAHLARLAITEEEAKMFAGQLDAIISYAEQLNELDTTGVEPTSHVLTMKNVMREDEPKKGLPIEDVVKNAPDHKDGYVRVPTILE
- the gatA gene encoding Asp-tRNA(Asn)/Glu-tRNA(Gln) amidotransferase subunit GatA; amino-acid sequence: MSLFDHKISELHSLLHKKELRVEDLVEESYKRIGEVDDKVGAFLALNEDKARAYAKELDGALGTKDSFGLLFGMPIGVKDNIVTKDLRTTCSSKILENFDPIYDATVVNKLRSAEAVTIGKLNMDEFAMGSSTENSGFKVTKNPWNLDHVPGGSSGGSAASVAAGEVPFSLGSDTGGSIRQPASFCGVVGLKPTYGRVSRYGLVAFASSLDQIGPITRNVEDNAYLLQAISGLDPMDSTSANVEVADYVSALKEDVKGLKIGVPKEYLGEGVDEEVRQSVLDALKVLEGLGATWEEVSLPHSKYALATYYLLSSSEASANLARFDGVRYGYRADNAENLIEMYKQTRSEGFGDEVKRRIMLGTFALSSGYYDAYYKKAQQVRTLIKKDFEDVFEKYDVIIGPTTPTPAFKIGEKTNDPLTMYANDILTIPVNLAGVPGISVPCGFSNGLPLGLQIIGKHFDERTIYRVANAFEQATEHHKEKPAL
- the pruA gene encoding L-glutamate gamma-semialdehyde dehydrogenase codes for the protein MVVPYKHEPFTDFTVQKNADAFNEGLKLVQAYLGKDYDLLIGGERISTDDKIVSTNPANKEEVIGRVSKANQELAEKAMQAADKAFESWRKVKPEVRADVLFRAAAIVRRRKHEFSALLVKEAGKPWNEADADTAEAIDFMEYYARQMLKLKDGAPVESRPGEYNRYSYIPLGVGVIISPWNFPFAIMAGTTVAAIVTGNTVLLKPASTTPIVAAKFVEVMEEAGLPAGVLNFVPGSGAEVGDYLVDHPRTRFISFTGSRDVGLRINERASKLNDGQIWLKRVIAEMGGKDTIVVDKEGDVELAAKSIVSSAFGFSGQKCSACSRAVIVKDVYDQVVDRVIELTNKLTLGETTTQETFMGPVIDQSAFNKIMEYIEIGKNEGKLVAGGEGDDSKGYFIKPTVFADVAADARIMKEEIFGPVVALSKAEDFDHALEIANNTEYGLTGAVITNNRAHIEQAREDFHVGNLYFNRGCTGAIVGYQPFGGFNMSGTDSKAGGPDYLVLHMQAKTTSETL